A region of Tigriopus californicus strain San Diego chromosome 7, Tcal_SD_v2.1, whole genome shotgun sequence DNA encodes the following proteins:
- the LOC131884014 gene encoding adhesive plaque matrix protein-like codes for MYKTLVAAALAATALADNPSPYEPAPYKPAPYKPAPYKPAPYKPHSEYKDEAPQPFAYQYGVKDGYSGADFDKKEEQDAYGNLQGEYRVALPDGRTQIVTYNANHENGFVADVRYEGEASYPEYKPDYKPSPYKPAPYKPAPYKPAPYQPAPSYEA; via the exons ATGTACAAG ACTCTTGTTGCTGCTGCCCTCGCGGCCACGGCTCTCGCCGACAACCCCAGCCCCTACGAACCCGCCCCTTACAAACCCGCTCCCTACAAACCCGCCCCTTACAAACCCGCTCCCTACAAGCCCCATTCCGAATACAAGGATGAGGCTCCCCAACCCTTCGCCTACCAATACGGCGTCAAGGACGGTTACTCCGGCGCTGACTTCGACAAGAAGGAGGAGCAGGATGCTTATGGTAACCTTCAAGGTGAATACCGTGTTGCCCTTCCCGATGGCCGCACCCAAATCGTGACTTACAACGCTAACCACGAGAATGGATTCGTCGCTGATGTCAGGTACGAAGGAGAGGCTTCCTACCCCGAGTACAAGCCTGATTACAAGCCCTCTCCTTACAAGCCCGCTCCCTACAAGCCCGCTCCTTACAAGCCCGCTCCCTACCAACCCGCTCCATCTTATGAGGCTTAA
- the LOC131884272 gene encoding kelch domain-containing protein 2-like produces the protein MMADHGGRRIPIVDCRAGHVAVTAQDRIVVWGGYELDEQNQINYAHRKVAMYTVALAQWRYRVTHGQIPPGTCGAAAVVAGHHLFVLAGFQQDLVLDELWITGNTNAIYALNLSSLLWSRISPKGIPPIAADKLTAWTFDHFIYVFGGFGECHTPPGESVEIVLGAEAHVNRGWNNQFLRYDVALNQWEWPHYRGHKPSPRAAHAAIVVGSSAFIFGGRLDNTRLNDLYHCDLNSLTWTCLMTASENFDPTRPQGRSWHSLTVVSATSAILYGGYDNRNTPLSDCWRLDLSEPKSLQTSRPRWTRLAFADRQPRLWHQAVLEPESRQLWLLGGVVKDILNQHELNQHPDKIDKLVIEASPLKYLAAVTCAKHYERLKRDLEFIPKSLQASVKSKAAIDVSHLEF, from the coding sequence ATGATGGCTGACCATGGTGGGCGTCGTATTCCCATTGTGGATTGTCGAGCGGGTCACGTGGCCGTGACGGCTCAAGACCGGATCGTGGTATGGGGCGGGTACGAGTTGGACGAGCAGAATCAGATTAATTACGCCCATCGCAAAGTGGCTATGTACACGGTGGCACTGGCTCAGTGGCGATACCGCGTCACGCATGGTCAGATTCCCCCTGGGACTTGTGGGGCGGCGGCTGTGGTGGCGGGCCATCACCTGTTCGTGTTGGCCGGATTTCAACAAGATTTGGTGTTAGACGAGCTGTGGATCACGGGAAACACCAATGCCATTTACGCCTTGAACTTAAGCTCTTTGCTTTGGTCCCGCATTTCGCCTAAGGGCATCCCGCCCATTGCCGCGGATAAATTAACGGCTTGGACGTTTGATCACTTCATCTATGTGTTTGGTGGCTTCGGCGAGTGTCACACTCCACCGGGCGAGTCCGTGGAAATCGTTTTAGGCGCTGAGGCCCACGTGAATCGTGGGTGGAATAATCAGTTCCTACGCTACGATGTGGCCCTCAATCAGTGGGAGTGGCCCCATTACCGAGGCCATAAACCCTCACCTCGCGCTGCTCATGCCGCCATTGTGGTTGGGTCGTCGGCCTTCATCTTTGGTGGCCGCTTAGATAACACCCGCCTCAATGACTTGTATCACTGCGACCTGAACTCGCTCACCTGGACCTGTTTGATGACCGCCTCCGAGAACTTCGATCCCACTCGACCCCAAGGGCGATCTTGGCATTCACTCACGGTGGTTTCGGCGACCTCGGCCATCCTTTACGGTGGATACGACAATCGTAACACTCCCTTGAGCGATTGTTGGCGTCTGGACTTGTCAGAACCTAAATCTCTTCAAACTAGCCGACCGCGGTGGACTCGGTTGGCGTTTGCCGACCGTCAGCCCCGGTTATGGCATCAAGCTGTCCTTGAACCCGAATCCCGTCAACTTTGGCTTTTAGGAGGCGTAGTCAAAGATATCCTCAACCAACACGAACTGAACCAGCACCCGGACAAAATCGACAAATTAGTCATCGAAGCATCACCATTGAAATATTTAGCCGCTGTAACCTGCGCCAAGCACTACGAGCGTCTTAAAAGAGATTTGGAGTTCATTCCAAAATCACTGCAAGCCTCAGTTAAAAGCAAAGCAGCCATTGATGTGTcacatcttgaattttga
- the LOC131884271 gene encoding sorting nexin-25-like, giving the protein MSTKDRYWLVLGGVMGVLVSLKIWDNLELFLFFVSIMATIMLSALGYVTLRLRCSRPIRSVDFLPKSVLEMQRLLLDQSGLGEGSGVQEEKAAPKISRNIDQALNDILDLASKDYVFYWFGHLMMNQSISEEKLKRDLWHVISSLKDRVANTDHVKILAIDLVKRVCCHFEKIRLIQENRPSSSKQAPNFHVSPHLMSTEREMEYLGKVSEALIIFLFPSSYGSCLPIRHILREVFARHLLYPAIDLITNPDSINVKILSWIQKNQSVKEMDKKTFIYADSFEEFVTMITTTNDIAEIKQMRYNILTEIMQATTMNNLRKAKGSIPHLPDEGLGGSRSKKAHLMSPQNMKRYINQMVHVKGVCEKRLNELGCDRLGREVQEFRENESLSFDRVMHSPLTRKYFYSYLEEEHHEELLGFWAAVEELKGADKTLWHQLGTEIFYGYINKPSSLVSVQRPLMKRIEAFLIGDDGPEVFFELQASVMISLQETYFPAFLFSDKCYLMLEEIQEMEDIQGDPDKDRDSSESRENSSSTNKPEPIGQTISNYSGFAKSHLDHVSEKLQNKLQALTALKSSLKPESKVLAMLQSEVDGLKIEHKEVKNHITRTEAWAEHLGRWRCHVQAVEQNEDKETLQAYLIIHIPLKREDSEPSPLEFRDSEGFSSSTAWSCIRKVTEFHNLQRELVPYVPWIKNLELPSNSKSIFSRNSNNRAALEKARVVIQRYMDSVLANEHLNQSEIVYAFLSPSPQYLKTMRPLSPTISGNSKSNFSPFSNFFNNKSAEATKKEDLTEEEFWLDELDSSNRNEDNGKDVIAESLYGLIGEVFDMRGVFKWMRKSLMTFVQITYGSTINRQVRETVGWLTSEQMILYYLHSFKKSFWPLESKNSPPERTANQKLHIRQEAKEALLHNIPEVLVNLVGQQAAVNGTTKVFEVLQNATLNRQLLYDVFESLMFEFFPELLQSHSAQQIKSFSM; this is encoded by the exons ATGAGCACCAAAGACCGTTATTGGCTGGTCTTGGGTGGAGTTATGGGGGTACTGGTGTCCCTGAAGATCTGGGACAACCTTGAGCTATTCCTTTTCTTCGTGTCTATCATGGCTACAATCATGCTCTCAGCGTTGGGCTACGTAACTCTGCGTTTGCGATGCTCCCGTCCAATCCGATCGGTAGACTTTCTGCCCAAATCTGTATTGGAAATGCAAAGACTCCTATTGGATCAGAGTGGCCTCGGAGAAGGGTCTGGTgttcaagaggaaaaagcTGCGCCCAAAATCTCTCGGAACATCGATCAGGCTTTGAACGATATCTTGGATTTGGCCTCGAAGGATTACGTTTTCTATTGGTTTGGCCATCTTATGATGAATCAGTCAATCTCCGAGGAGAAGCTAAAAAGAGACCTGTGGCATGTGATATCCAGTCTCAAAGACCGAGTAGCTAATACGGATCATGTCAAGATTCTAGCCATTGATCTCGTCAAGAGGGTTTGTTGCCATTTCGAGAAGATTCGTCTAATTCAGGAGAATCGCCCATCGTCTTCAAAGCAAGCTCCAAACTTTCATGTATCACCTCATCTCATGTCCACGGAACGAGAGATGGAATATTTGGGTAAAGTGTCCGAAGCTCTCATCATCTTCCTTTTTCCCTCCTCTTATGGATCTTGTTTACCCATTCGACATATTCTCCGGGAAGTCTTCGCTCGCCATCTTCTTTATCCGGCCATTGATCTGATTACCAACCCAGATTCGATTAATGTTAAGATTCTGTCGTGGATACAAAAGAATCAATCTGTCAAAGAAATGGACAAGAAGACCTTTATTTATGCCGATTCGTTTGAAGAATTCGTCACCATGATCACGACCACTAATGACATAGCcgaaatcaaacaaatgagGTACAACATTCTAACAGAAATCATGCAAGCCACGACCATGAACAATCTCAGGAAAGCCAAAGGCTCCATTCCTCATCTGCCAGACGAAGGCCTGGGAGGCTCGAGATCCAAAAAGGCCCATTTAATGAGTCCTCAGAACATGAAGCGATACATCAATCAGATGGTCCATGTCAAGGGTGTTTGTGAGAAGCGGTTGAACGAATTGGGTTGCGATCGCTTAGGAAGGGAGGTTCAAGAATTCCGCGAGAACGAATCCTTGTCATTTGATCGGGTAATGCATTCGCCCCTGACTAGAAAATACTTTTACTCCTACTTGGAGGAAGAGCATCATGAAGAGCTTTTAGGATTTTGGGCGGCAGTTGAAGAGCTCAAAGGGGCGGATAAGACATTGTGGCACCAATTAGGAACGGAGATCTTTTACGGATACATCAATAAACCTTCATCCTTAGTGTCTGTGCAAAGACCATTAATGAAACGCATCGAAGCTTTCCTCATCGGAGATGACGGACCAGAGGTCTTTTTTGAGCTCCAAGCCTCGGTCATGATATCGTTACAGGAAACATACTTCCCTGCGTTTCTCTTTTCCGACAAGTGCTATCTAATGCTGGAAGAGATTCAGGAGATGGAAGATATTCAAGGTGATCCGGACAAAGATCGAGACTCGTCGGAATCTCGCGAAAACAGTTCGAGTACGAACAAGCCCGAACCCATAGGTCAAACCATTTCCAATTATTCCGGATTTGCGAAATCTCATTTGGATCATGTCTCCGAGAAACTTCAGAACAAGCTTCAAGCTCTCACA GCTCTGAAGAGTTCCCTCAAACCGGAATCGAAGGTCCTGGCCATGCTCCAATCCGAAGTGGATGGCTTAAAAATCGAACACAAGGAGGTGAAAAACCACATTACACGTACAGAAGCGTGGGCGGAGCATTTAGGCCGATGGCGATGTCACGTGCAAGCtgtggaacaaaatgaagacaaaGAAACTCTCCAAGCCTATTTGATCATTCATATTCCTCTCAAACGCGAGGATTCCGAACCATCACCTCTCGAATTCCGAGACTCTGAGGGATTTTCCTCTTCCACGGCTTGGTCATGCATTCGAAAG GTGACTGAGTTTCATAATCTGCAAAGAGAGCTCGTCCCCTATGTTCCTTGGATAAAGAACCTGGAACTACCCTCGAACTCGAAGTCAATCTTTTCTCGAAATTCGAACAACCGCGCCGCTTTGGAGAAGGCCCGAGTGGTTATTCAACGTTACATGGATAGCGTACTCGCTAACGAGCATCTAAATCAAAGTGAGATCGTTTACGCGTTCCTGAGTCCAAGTCCACAATATCTCAAAACCATGAGACCCTTATCGCCCACTATATCGGGAAATAGCAAAAGCAATTTCTCTCCTTTCTCAAACTTCTTCAACAACAAAAGTGCGGAGGCTACCAAGAAAGAGGATCTAACCGAAGAGGAATTCTGGTTAGATGAATTAGATTCAAGCAACCGGAACGAAGATAATGGGAAAGATGTGATTGCGGAGTCATTGTACGGATTGATTGGAGAAGTATTTGATATGAGAGGTGTTTTCAAGTGGATGAGAAAGTCACTGATGACCTTTGTTCAAATCACTTATGGAAGCACGATCAATCGTCAAGTCCGGGAAACCGTAGGTTGGCTCACGTCCGAGCAAATGATTCTCTATTATCTGCATTCATTTAAGAAATCGTTCTGGCCTTTGGAATCTAAGAACAGTCCCCCGGAACGGACCGCAAATCAGAAGCTCCATATTCGCCAAGAAGCAAAAGAAGCTCTCTTGCATAACATTCCGGAGGTTCTCGTGAATCTTGTGGGTCAACAAGCAGCGGTCAATGGAACCACGAAAGTTTTCGAGGTGCTTCAAAATGCCACATTGAACCGTCAGCTTCTCTACGATGTGTTTGAGTCACTCATGTTTGAGTTCTTCCCGGAATTACTTCAAAGTCATTCCGCCCAacaaatcaaaagcttttcaatgtaa
- the LOC131883423 gene encoding inositol-trisphosphate 3-kinase B-like codes for MSGDNFVKPKFNGDSKILEAIMAEKMSQATTNFLRSNSVHSVDSTCSTHSYTSGLSDSDRCSCDDCVLGITDFLLDFSQTKIPSNEPASSTSKPKSRKAVIRLPTSIKRMPRPDPDQFNQDQAPTRQRMSSPSFFRRTKKLSVPNLSLGTSSSSELSSSPKSCPRSVPQRSKGARKKLSLASSPVPVFCFGASPFDDDYKYEDDTDAVKCLESAARKISRGSPSRSPNRHSSPRMGGLVGLARGYEQYRESLRYLTPTVEYGEASSDDLSSEWESSDVEGNNNRSFTKRLALLTSLPPGTIQEADPERSGNLLTVPNTDPQFFSLDEKQDVSHSHKSTHVAKAAPDPSSKKSYFSKRPSGWRKLRRMVQWTPFIQTYKNRRYQWVQLAGHSGNFKAGKNQGTVLKKLCVQEELCYQKFENDELAHLVPKYQGILTLDDDEKFIQLQDCLSSFSNPSIMDCKIGVRTYLEEELAKAKENPKLRRDMYDKMIAVDSDAPTEEEHKLKGVTKPRYMVWRETISSTATLGFRIEGVKMSDGSSSKEFKTTKTRDQVFEAFKRFLALNPKKAVQYLERLRIIRASLERSKFFQQHELIGSSLLFVHDNQKASIWLIDFGKTVPLPEGHKIDHKSPWEVGNHEDGYLIGIDNLINIMEQLVNSDAPRIAVSSDERAEKSLITLTTSET; via the exons ATGAGTGGAGACAATTTTGTCAAGCCCAAATTCAACGGGGATTCCAAAATTTTGGAGGCGATCATGGCCGAGAAAATGAGCCAAGCCACCACGAATTTCTTACGTTCCAATTCCGTGCATTCCGTGGATTCCACATGCTCCACTCACAGCTACACCAGTGGTCTTAGCGACAGTGATAGATGCTCATGTGATGATTGTGTGTTAGGAATCACGGATTTTCTACTGGATTTCTCGCAGACCAAAATTCCATCTAATGAACCTGCGTCCAGTACTTCCAAACCAAAATCCAGAAAG GCAGTTATAAGGTTGCCAACAAGCATCAAAAGAATGCCGAGACCAGATCCGGATCAGTTTAATCAGGACCAGGCCCCAACTCGCCAGAGAATGAGCTCACCAAGCTTTTTTCGACGGACTAAAAAGCTCTCGGTGCCCAATCTGAGCCTAGGAACTAGTTCGAGTAGTGAGTTGTCGTCGTCGCCCAAGAGCTGTCCACGAAGTGTACCTCAAAGATCAAAAGGAGCCAGAAAGAAACTGTCTTTGGCCTCATCTCCGGTGCCagtgttttgttttggtgCCTCCCCATTTGATGACGATTATAAGTATGAAGATGACACGGATGCGGTGAAATGTCTGGAATCGGCGGCTCGGAAAATCTCTCGTGGTTCTCCCAGTCGATCTCCTAACCGACATTCATCTCCCCGTATGGGAGGGTTGGTCGGTTTAGCTCGAGGATACGAGCAATATCGCGAATCTCTGCGTTATCTCACTCCTACCGTGGAGTATGGCGAGGCCAGTTCGGATGACCTCAGCTCAGAATGGGAGAGCTCCGACGTTGAAGGCAACAATAATCGAAGCTTCACCAAGCGCCTCGCTTTGTTGACCTCACTGCCACCCGGAACAATTCAAGAGGCAGATCCAGAAAGGAGTGGGAACTTACTGACGGTTCCAAATACTGATCCTCAGTTTTTCTCCTTGGATGAAAAGCAGGATGTATCGCATTCACACAAGTCCACCCACGTTGCCAAGGCAGCACCTGATCCGAGCTCTAAAAAGTCATATTTTTCGAAAAGG cCCTCTGGTTGGCGTAAACTGCGTCGGATGGTTCAATGGACCCCGTTCATCCAAACGTACAAAAACCGTCGCTACCAATGGGTCCAGCTCGCGGGCCACTCAGGCAACTTCAAAGCCGGGAAAAATCAAGGCACGGTTCTCAAGAAGCTCTGTGTTCAAGAGGAGCTCTGCTATCAGAAGTTTGAGAATGATGAGTTGGCACACCTCGTGCCCAAATATCAGGGCATCCTGACGTTGGATGACGATGAAA AATTCATCCAACTTCAAGATTGCTTGTCGTCGTTCTCGAATCCGTCGATCATGGATTGTAAGATCGGGGTGAGAACTTATCTTGAGGAGGAACTGGCCAAGGCTAAAGAGAACCCAAAACTCAGGAGAGACATGTATGACAAGATGATCGCTGTGGATTCTGATGCGCCAACTGAGGAAGAGCACAAACTCAAAGGAGTCACAAAACCAAG ATACATGGTTTGGCGAGAGACGATATCTTCCACGGCAACGTTGGGATTTCGCATTGAAGGTGTGAAAATGAGTGACGGATCTTCCTCCAAAGAGTTTAAGACTACCAAGACAAGAGACCAAGTATTTGAAGCGTTCAAGCGGTTCTTGGCACTCAATCCGAAAAAGGCT GTGCAGTATTTAGAGCGCTTAAGAATCATTCGAGCAAGTCTGGAACGGTCAAAATTCTTTCAACAGCATGAG TTGATCGGAAGCTCGCTACTCTTTGTTCATGACAATCAAAAAGCCTCGATATGGTTAATAGACTTTGGGAAGACTGTGCCATTGCCTGAAGGCCACAAAATTGACCACAAGTCACCCTGGGAGGTCGGAAATCATGAGGACGGGTATCTCATTGGCATTGATAACCTCATCAATATCATGGAACAACTGGTCAACTCGGATGCCCCCAGAATTGCCGTGTCGTCTGATGAGCGAGCGGAAAAATCCCTCATAACTCTCACAACCTCCGAAACGTAA